In Diadema setosum chromosome 2, eeDiaSeto1, whole genome shotgun sequence, the DNA window AACACCAAATGTTCCACATTACTCATTCTTACCAGGAACCTATGAAGTGTCTACCAAAGACGAAAGGAGGCCTCCAAGCATcacatattgttttattttgctcagcCTGCAGTACTCCATAGAATTCAACACAAACTATGCATGTGCTGTTTCCACATTTGTTCAATTGAATTTACGTACCTTTTCAGtatgattttgtttgaattCTAATTTATAGCTTCTTACGAAAAAGTTGTTATTCCTTATAGTTTCTCACTAACAAGTTGTTTTACAAGTTGTGTTGAGGCTGAAGGTTTACATTTCCCACCTGACGACAGCACGCATGCTGTTCTGTGAATGTTTACAGACCATTTAGTGAACTTTCACGGAAGATCCTGGATGTAAACTGCCTCATACTAATCAAGGAAGGGATCGAAACGAGCACGATGCCTATCTCCACAACATTAGTAGGGCACTTTAGAAATGAGGTAGATTCTTTCTGATAAGAAAATTGAACTTGTAACACTTCTCAAAGAGAAACAGTCAGGGTTgggttcaatttcatttttcgtgTGATTAATTACTTTTTCAAATTCGATTGCAATTACTGTAATTGTGTGCAAATGAAAGGGAAAATATTTAATTCAGGAAAAtccaaaaataattggaagtaACTAAAAATGTAATTGAACCAACCCTGGAAGTAACTTCAAAATATGGCAAAttatacatttaaacaaatttattATTAGTTCAAGGCAAAGTGCTGGTCGTGGGGCAACTGTTCTTGCCACAATTACATAGTGACCACAAGCCCAAAATGGTGATTACAAGTGAGTGATAAGTATCATGTTTAGTTTAAACTTACATTCTACTCATTGAGATACACTTTCAACAATAGAAACACTCTCAAAGTCACCTACAATGAGGTTCCAAACTTCTGGGAGGACACCAAATATTTAAAtcttcaaattctcaaaattgtcaaattcttAAATTCAAATTCTTAAAAATCTCAAAAATCTAAGATCTGGGTCATTCCATGGGGTTGGGGCAAAAAGGAGACTAAACTCGCCAGGTGCACAAGATGGCAGCTACGACATGGGCATACTCTCACTTCCAGCTCCCCATGCACTCCCTTTAATGAACTCTTAAATTTACCAACAATGTACAAACTACATAAAAATTGCCTTAACACCAAATGTTCCACATTACTCATTCTTACCAGGAACCTATGAAGTGTCTACCAAAGACGAAAGGAGGCCTCCAAGCATCacataatgttttattttgctcagcCTGCAGTACTCCATAGAATTCAACACAAACTATGCATGTGCTGTTTCCACATTTGTTCAATTgaatttacatacattttcagtatgattttgtttgaattCTAATTTATAGCTTCTTACGAAAAAGTTGTTATTCCTTATAGTTTCTCACTAACAAGTTGTTTTACAAGTTGTGTTGAGGCTGAAGGTTTACATTTCCCACCTGACGACAGCACGCATGCTGTTCTGTGAATGTTTACAGACCATTTAGTGAACTTTCACGGAAGATCCTGGATGTAAACTGCCTCATACTAATCAAGGAAGGGATCGAAACGAGCACGATGCCTATCTCCACAACATTAGTAGGGCACTTTAGAAATGAGGTAGATTCTTTCTGATAAGAAAATTGAACTTGTAACACTTCTCAAAGAGAAACAGTCAGGGTTgggttcaatttcatttttcgtgTGATTAATTACTTTTTCAAATTCGATTGCAATTACTGTAATTGTGTGCAAATGAAAGGGAAAATATTTAATTCAGGAAAAtccaaaaataattggaagtaACTAAAAATGTAATTGAACCAACCCTGGAAGTAACTTCAAAATATGGCAAATTACACATTTAAACAAGTTTATTATTAGTTCAAGGCAAAGTGCTGGTCGTGGGGCAACTGTTCTTGCCACAATTTAAAGGTACTGGGTAAGAGTGATTCTACCCTCCTAAACTCTTACCCAGTACCTTTGATTCACAATTATGAGACACTTATGCAGTGGAACCTTGTTAACATAACTTGTAAAAGCAAGGGGAGGGGGACCTTGTAATGGCCAGGCCACACTGAGCTGCCGCGACGTGACCCAACGCAGCTGGACGGTTTGCCTGTCTGACGCAACGGCAGACAACTGCGAGAGAACATGTTCTATCGTCTGCACCGAGGTCCAACGCGACAAAACTGCATTGCAACGAGGGAAAACTGCCATGTCACACTGAAACAATGGCATGGAAACGTCCAGTTGCATTGCGTCGCATGAAACCGCTTAGTGTGGCCCGGCCTTAACATGTCATTTTCAGGTCCCTATTGCTGTTGCTTTTGCAAAATGAATGAGATGACAAACTCTGACGCCACACCAATTGAAACCTGAGGCCTACACGTTTATTGCTGAGGTTGCAACCATTCTACCTACAGTCCAGTATGTAAGCAAAAAGTATCAACAGTCACTGCTCCTGGAAATAAAAATTCTGTGCAGTGTATGCTTGCTCGATATGAGCGTGTTATGGCAGATGGTCTAGCAGCCTGCAAATGCAAGAAATAAAATGTTGGAAGAATTTGTTCTTCTCAGTATAGTACAGTGCACCACTTGTCCAATTTACTCCAGTCCATATTTTCCTGATAAGGTTGACAGCACTGTTTGATCAAATtcatacaaaaattttctgccAACAGGATGCATAACTGGTACTGGCAGCTTTCCCACTATGTCTGACTTCGGATGAGCAGCCTCTGGCTCCGGCGAGAAGCTGTATAAACCGTCGGTTGTACGTTTCAGGAATTTGACTTGTACGACATCACCTCTAACAGCAGTTATCTGTAAAAATCAAGCACAAAatcaagtacaatgtaaattATACAGGTAAGAAATGCAATACAGAGGAACCTCTTTGCAACGAGGTCCTTGGACCATGAAAATTACCTTGTTatataggtttctcattacatcagggtaaaaagcaaaaaacaaagaagagctGGGACCAACAAAATTACCTTGTTATAAGAGGGATTTGTTATATCCGACCTCTTTATAATGAGGTTCCACTGTACCACTTGGTGATGTCTCAGATAACTGGTAAATCTACTGCAAAGGTACATAGTTTATCCACATGATGTGAAACACAAGTacaatgcatatgtgtacagCTTGGTACAGCAAGTATCAGTTTACTTTCCTCAATGCTCTGacttgtttttcttgaaatacCGAATGTTTAAAATTACAATCAGAGAAGAGTAAGAGAATACCCACAAACCAAGCCAGCAAACTTACCAATGCCATGTAAACCAATCCTTTGGTACTATCCGTCTTCTTGCCACATACTTCAAAACGCACTGCAACATAGGTATTAACTTTGTACCTGTAatgcataaagaaaaaaaaaagaaaatatcccAAGATTAATATTGCAAATGAATTTACTTAGATCTCATGATAGAAgacatgaaataaatattttaaATGGGACATTTCTGAAATATCCAGATCAATAAATGTTAGTGTTGATGAAGAGctttaaatttcaagatgaatATTATTGTACAGCACATTCAACAAATATCCATTTCTTGTTTTTACCTGTTGTGATAAACATAGATACTTTCATACGCCTTCAGGCCAAATATTTCCCAACATGATAGATGTTTTACCTCTCACTATCATCAGAGCTCTGTGGTTCTGTCATGTTCATAGTATCAGGGGGATCATCTCTATGTGCTGTGGCAGGCGTACCGGCACCATGTAAGACAACAGCTGTGGGGGGTTCTAGTGTTTCTGTGACATCATCTGGGACAACAGCTGTGAGAACGTCACTGGTTGGGTCAGCTGGGGCTGCAGTGGTATTTGCTCTCAGTCTCATACCTGTGAGGGATGACATTACATGGGTTTGTAGTGAATGACATGTTGCTTATAAAATATGAGATAGCTGTAGGTGTTCTTTAAACTCCCAAATGGAATTTTCAGGTGACAGGATCTCTTTGAGAATCTGTTCCCTAAATGTATAGATGGGATTGACATGATTTAATCTCTGCAAGAGTCAAATCTGAATCAAACTGCAGTAATTTCTAGCCTCAAATGAGACCATGGTCAGGGTGATTTAAGTAATCATCATGCaaatatcttcatgaaacattCTAGGCCCATATGCTGAAACTtacaaaaaaaatgtgacatatAGATAAAACAATTGTAGATACTGTATACTGGGATTCATTATGCAACCTAGGAAAACATGACAATCTCATCTGCTAATAACATTTTTAGTGATGtagatgtatatatttttttaaagtttcagaaTACTGGCCCTGACCCCTACCTTGCTTATTTGCAGCTCTCAGGTCCACCTTCTTCCAGTTCTCGACATAGGTATTGTTTCTGCAGTTTCCATGGCCAAGTAGACAGGTGTCACACACACAAGTTAAATTTCGAGTTGAAATTACTCCACTCTCCACGGTCTTAACACAGTGTAGCTTTCTTGAACCTTTCACCAACTTTGTAGATCTGTTTTCCCTGTCTCTATTAACCTCTGCATGTGAAACAAAGAATGATGTGCGCAGAAATTTCTTGCAACATTGGCCGCCTTCGCTTTGCTTGTCTAGATGCTTCTTGGAAAACTCATACAGCGCTTTTGCATCACTGATTACTACCTTGCGAGTTAGAACTGCTGTTGACGCTTGAGATTTCACGACCGCACCCTCTCCATCGCTCGGGCCTTTACCATGTCTGCTGCCGAAGTAGTTGTGGATGACTGGGAAGCCAAAATCTTCTGTGAAGTAACTCACATCTGAGAAAGGTCCTTTCGATTTGTACTGGCTAGCACAACCATCGGAGTATCTGTACATAACTTTGATATTCAGCCCTCTCTTTTCTGCTAGGTGTTTACAGACTTTTGCTTGCATGGCATGCACTAAATGATAATCATGCCGAAGGTCATCACTGATTACAATGCAAGATTCTTGCACAACTTCACGGCAAGTCTCGCACCTGTAGTAGTTCACCATTGGGTGCAAAGTAGCTGAATTTTGGGCATAGTATGCAGTTTGCACTTCTCTCTGGAAACCgcatttgtaattttctgaGAAATCTACAATGCTCAGCACTGCTCCTTCTGGTAGGTTTGTCTTCAGTTTTGAGAACTGCTGTTGCTGCCAGTCTTTATTGAACAGATGTACAGCAATGTCATTGGCTTCATCCTTAAGCTGCTTTATGAGATCAGCTACAGTGCCCTTCTCGGTGACAAGCGAACGCTTCTTCACTTCTTttgtcttgtttgatttggtgtGACAGGTATGGTTGACCATTTTCCAAACTTTCCATTCAACTTCCTCATGTGGCtctttgtcatgaaatatatcGTCCAGTTTGTGGATACCACAGTTGCCACACTTTCTTTCCAAACAGGTTGGCCTATGAAATGCT includes these proteins:
- the LOC140246246 gene encoding uncharacterized protein; the protein is MARQFKERGVACRGEAKRSPRKGKRSPCKSKVKETKKKIKLPFALRIRCQNREDSGQSSGASQTKRKSRSASTSWRHKLKQNDPQKYQKVQQSGKLYSQMYRLNMALAEKTLRKRNLKSEEREEAEEWLEKKKKYNEKSRIRQRRFAEKKKKEREENKNKPHIPVTRKQADKKKEYERNKKRKQREAYSVERHEAVKARRRELYAQKRQCEKDVILQEREKKLKADEEHLRAMEAEIRERERQLQLHERDGDIEARKRQMKEFKDAEGNDVRSNPARRQSLKRALHALPSKTSHFVGTVVDILNKASPTKQAAFTGAGVKLTKTARRQPNLEEVVTKGLSSRLKEEKKSRKILASTLHLMKKYRLQRQACKRFGVNKKLINKKLSKQGRPKVNLETVKQVHEFYEVNSSEMPDKRLVSKKTRKPRRIIDTSIAILHEQYNKTYPDQQVCSSSFYALRPKHVSTKRQAKYHGCLCEYCENLQLKLEVLANVKLRTVYDVANATLCPKPSASAFHRPTCLERKCGNCGIHKLDDIFHDKEPHEEVEWKVWKMVNHTCHTKSNKTKEVKKRSLVTEKGTVADLIKQLKDEANDIAVHLFNKDWQQQQFSKLKTNLPEGAVLSIVDFSENYKCGFQREVQTAYYAQNSATLHPMVNYYRCETCREVVQESCIVISDDLRHDYHLVHAMQAKVCKHLAEKRGLNIKVMYRYSDGCASQYKSKGPFSDVSYFTEDFGFPVIHNYFGSRHGKGPSDGEGAVVKSQASTAVLTRKVVISDAKALYEFSKKHLDKQSEGGQCCKKFLRTSFFVSHAEVNRDRENRSTKLVKGSRKLHCVKTVESGVISTRNLTCVCDTCLLGHGNCRNNTYVENWKKVDLRAANKQGMRLRANTTAAPADPTSDVLTAVVPDDVTETLEPPTAVVLHGAGTPATAHRDDPPDTMNMTEPQSSDDSERYKVNTYVAVRFEVCGKKTDSTKGLVYMALITAVRGDVVQVKFLKRTTDGLYSFSPEPEAAHPKSDIVGKLPVPVMHPVGRKFLYEFDQTVLSTLSGKYGLE